TTTAAGAAAAGTTAAACAAGTCAAGTTAAACCTACCAAACACGCATAATTTTTTTTTCTATAGTTTAAACAATAAGACTGACATGATATAGTTGATTATAATATTTGTACAATAGAATAATTTTTAAACAAAAGTTAACAATAATTGATATGTACAACTGGTTAACAACATCTAATAAGGTTATTATTGTAAAATTTCTAAAAGAATatgtaaataaaaaattaaaaatttgaaactaaatttttttgatttagaagggaaaataaataattaacttgaaaattaaaaaataaaaaaaatgcacGTGAAGATGGATGAGAAGTTAAGGTCAAATCAAGTGTGTTAATTGCATGTGGAATGCTGTTGCCGTTTTACCTGGTAATTAAAATGAACAAATTTGGGTCTTGTACTCTTGTTTAGTAGTACTAAaagaaaattatattttttttatacaaaaaagataaatataaataattaatacatCTTCACAGATAtagaaatatatgtatatttactatACAACCCCTGCTTCATGTCTATATATAGGCGTTCATGATGGATTGGAGTTAGATATAGCACATCACTATTTCTTTCATATAACATATAGTAGAAGAAGAAgaccatatatatctatatactatcTAGAAAAGCAAATGGTATACTGATTTTCaggaatattaaatatatattttaattagctTACTAATCAATTTGAGTTTTTTATATAATAACTGCTCTATGTAATgtaatgtttatgtatatgtatatatgcagGCATCTGGTAAGTACGTTAAGGTTGCATCATGGGGGGGTGACGGCGGAGATGTTGAATGGGAATTTTTACCAAATGAAGGTCCTGCTCCATATCGGATGAAACAGATTATTGTCACTTATAATTCCAACATGGGATGTGTAATTGCCCTCACCTTCTATTATGAGGATGCTAACAAAAACCTACACGTTTCAAAAGTTGGAAGTCAAACTCGTGGTTATGATATAAAggtgatctttatatatatatatatatatatatatactccgtataatataatATCCCTTATTTGAATAGTACGAGTGTGTTATTCTCATATTTTGTTTTCTTATATGGTTTCTCTTTAATTATACATTTACAGTATACCGTCAACAAAGGACTTCTTAAATTTAAAGGAGAATATGGATACTATGCTAACACTGAAGTTATTACCTCATTGGCTTTTGGTGACCACCCCCTTCCAAGGCGTAACCATCGAGGAACTCCTTTCTCACTTTCTCTGGTTGAGGGTAAAATTGCCGGATTTTATGGCAACTATGGGGATTACCTTGACAATATAGGAGCGATCCTTACTCCTTAAATTTAATAAGGCTCTCGAGTTTTACCTACCTACTTGGAAGTGGAATCATGCATGcatcaaattaaataaacaagctAAGTTTGCCGGAACATTAGCATGTATCATGTTTAAAAACTACTTTCCTAGCTAGCTTCTATGAGTGTGTTGTGTTAAATCAGTTATGTGGTCGGTCGTGACACGATTTGAATAAGTTCCCTAGCTTTTTTCATATATGTACTCTTTATCACATGCGTGCATGCATGCttctatgtatatatttattatatggatggatggatggatgttTTCGGATTTCTTGTTGCTTACTCTTAATCCTTATTCATGTACTTCCTAATTTTTATTAAACACTAAGTACCTTTTTTCCCTGAGACTAGCTAGCTTATGATATTAACCgattattaaattatataaattGTATGTATCTGTTGCTTGACGGTACAGTAAAGGAACAAGTTTGAGGTTCAGCCAAGACTTCCAACACCACCTAAATTAACTTAACAAATCTACCCAATTTAAATTCATATGAATTATATAGATATTTTTCTGAAAGACaatagttttataaataaatataatactgatatcgctcatattatttatattttattattttatatacaaTTTTATAGAGATATCTTTGTCATTTTGTTAGTTTTTAAATCCAAATCCGTGAATATATGGTACTTATTAGAATTAGAAATAATTTATGGTTACGTTGATGTAAGTTGGTGATTTGCTCGTGTTCGATGAAGAAATGGATAGAGCTGATTGTGTGATGCCGGCCAAAACGTTTTTGTTTAGCCTGATCATAGATTTCTGACAAAATAATTTACATTGGTAATTAGGAGTAGATGTATATATGTGTCAAATTTGTGAAGATAATTAAGTTTCTCTTTTGGCAATTCTGCATCCCGAGTACTTCTAAGATGTTATGTTGATTTGTCATTGTTAGGTGCGATTAAACAACCTAGAACTTTTACAGTGATCAATAAACAAGATTTCCTTTATCAATTATATTAATCAACAAAGTAATCAAGTTGCGGAACCATTGATTTGTGAAATATAAGAACGAACACACAATAATAACAATTGAAAGAGAAGATTTGATTGTATTGAAGTAATCGACAATTTTAGCTGCGATACATATCATCTAATTATAATAAAACAGAGGAAGCATAATCCTCTCAAATATATCGTTTCCTAACTAACTATCCATTAATATAGAAAACTAGATAAAATCGTATCAAATCAAATCTTCTATTTGAATGCAGAGATATTCGCTTAAATGTAATTTCTTCATTCTTATCTTCAAAGATACACGCGTATTTGAATAAATCTTCTTGCTTTCATTCATCATTTGAGTCTGTATCTTCATAAGCTTCTTGAGTCTGTATTTCTTCTGACTCTGTATCCCAGACTCTATTCTTCAAACATACTTAACCAAAATAGTTTGACTCATCAGATTCTAAACAAATTTTTCCAACAATCtcccccctatctgatgatgtcaaaacctcAAAAGTGAATACTAATAGACTTGATTTATTCAAAGTTGTTACAAAGAAAAATAACCTACAAActaatcacaagtattattatcactatatgaTGATGTCAAAATCTCAAAAGTGAATACTAATAGACTTGATTTATTCAGATTTTTTGTAATTTTACAAATTCCTCTTTAAACTCTTCAACCTTAAATCTTAAACCTGAACTATCTTCAATTACAGAGAGAATCTCAAACAAGTAGTTCACCAATTTTCTTCTGAATGGTAAACTCTGCGCAGACCTACACTTATCAAGAATTGCAAATAGATGGCTTGGTTCTGTATCCTTGAATTTATCAAACTTCATCAAACAAAACTTCCCTTTTTATCTCTGTACATCAATCCTTCTGGTTTTGCTATGTAGACATTTTCTTCAAACTTGATATGTCTAGGAACTGGAAACCTTGGATTATTTTCATTCTCAAACACCAAATTCACCCCTTCAATCTTTTTCCTCTGTTCCAAACTATAAATCATGCAATAAGAATCATAATCCTTCTACTCtatcatccccaattcatatgacaCATGAACCATAGTATGAATTCTGTTCAACACTTCAGTTCTAACATCCCAGTCTTGATAATTCTTAATGCATCTAGCCAACACCTTCCATTCAACAAACCCCAACCCATGTAATTGATCCAAGTCAATAGAAGTTTGTCTTCCATCAGATAGTGCATATCCCAAGCTTATCATACCATTCTTCTTCCTTCTTACTGTACTCCTCAGAATTATACAGCTTTCATAACTTCCATAAACAAAACCTCTGTTCAGCTTTTCTCCTAATTCTATTTCTTCATTTAGCTTCTTTAACTCAACTTTATCAAGCTTTGCTGCCATTTATTCTTTTTCTATCTTCTTCAAATAATCCTCAAAAGACATACCTGCAGTTGTAGCAAACTTCTTCAACAGATCATCACTTACTTCTTCTTCTGGAGTTAGCTTTCTCTTTCCTGCAACCTTTTCTTTCTGCTTCTGTGACTTGGTGGATGTTGAAGTTTGCTTAGTTGTACTCATCTTTCTTTGAATTCTGGTCACCCTTCTTCCACCCAAGTTGAGTGAGGCAATAGGCATGTTATCTTGTTCATCTGAGTCTTCATCACTATCATAATCATCTAAATGAATAAATCCAGGCTTGCATCCTGCTCCTGTCTTTCTTTTTGCAATTTGTTTCTTCCTTGTCATCTTAACAGGTGGTGATTTAGGATCAGCTTCATGTTGTTTTTGTTGCTCTTCTTCTTGTTGTttctgttgttgttcttgttgctcTTTCTGTTGTTGTTCCGCATCTTTATGTTGTTGCTCTTGTTGCTCTTTTTGTTGTTGTTTAGCATCTTTCTAATTTTGTTCAGCATCTTTTTTTGTTGTGTTTGCTCCCCCTCAACATTGTCATCTTTCTTTTTATCTTTCTCCCCATGAGTCTGTGACTCCCCTTCAGCCTTTGAATCATATGTCTTGGAAGTTTCACCTTTTCCTTCATTCCATGCTCTCCAACTCTGTGTACCATCATGAAAAACTTTATACCTTTTTATTGGAATTTTCTCAATCTCAGCCTTCCTTTTCTtcatctccccctttttgacatcaccCTCTTCAGAAGAATAATGTGGAGGATCAACATGAGAAATATGATCATAAATCTTTTCCTGGAAATGCTTGGTATTTCCAAGCTCAGAAGACAAGGTCAGCAACCTCAGTACGTAGGCTATGAACATCATCCATAACAACCTCCAATGTCTCCAGCCTGCTATTAATAGAATGCAACACAAAAGAGTTGGAAATTGAAGTGGTTGCCTGACCTGCTTGTACCTGCATCATCAACCCTGTCAAAGTCCCAACCAACCTCATTACCTCCTCCAGCTGATTACTAGTAGCCAAATTATTATTCGTGTTAAAATCCAGCCTGCACACCTGCCAGCTTGCCATCAAACTGCATATTCATGTTAGTCAAAGCATTTAAAATGCCAACCAAATGTGTTAGTGCCTCAGGTTGGGGTGGAACCTCAGAAGTAGATGTAGTGTGTGGTTGAGTGCCCTCACAAGTCTCTGGTTGTGAGTGATCATAAGACACAGAAGGTTTGGAGGCATGTACATTTCCCTAGGGGTTTGAGAGATGCATTGGCAGCCTGTGCTAGCATGTGCAAGAGATTTTGAGTAGGAGATAAGTGTCAGATTTACATTTGGGGTAGTAGTGGGCTTAGCCGTTTGTGGTGGAGCTTTGGATTGGGTAGCTGTGTCCAGGATTGGGACATCTCTTGTTATACTAGCTGATGGTGTCTCATCAGTGATAGTAAAGTGGGAATCTAAGTTACCTACACTAGATGGTTTAGGCTGGGTTTGATTAATCTCATCTCCAGTCTCTAGCAGAGAAGGAGATGGATCAATAGGAGCAACTGGCCTAGTGGATACATTTTGAGAATCCACAGCTGCTTGATCATCTATAGGTTCAAGTATGGTGGTATGCTCAGA
The window above is part of the Rutidosis leptorrhynchoides isolate AG116_Rl617_1_P2 chromosome 1, CSIRO_AGI_Rlap_v1, whole genome shotgun sequence genome. Proteins encoded here:
- the LOC139868351 gene encoding horcolin-like, whose amino-acid sequence is MYIYYTTPASCLYIGVHDGLELDIAHHYFFHITYSRRRRPYISIYYLEKQMASGKYVKVASWGGDGGDVEWEFLPNEGPAPYRMKQIIVTYNSNMGCVIALTFYYEDANKNLHVSKVGSQTRGYDIKYTVNKGLLKFKGEYGYYANTEVITSLAFGDHPLPRRNHRGTPFSLSLVEGKIAGFYGNYGDYLDNIGAILTP